The Miscanthus floridulus cultivar M001 chromosome 17, ASM1932011v1, whole genome shotgun sequence genome has a window encoding:
- the LOC136517873 gene encoding uncharacterized protein At4g08330, chloroplastic-like has translation MVRALDRYSSGKDVAYSCGYCGYALNLSSSARNTANIGSKYGKHIRKGVVSFFAIDESRFTHTDEVSCMPYFHSSRSWGFFRNRTRLLCRKCSGHIGNAYEDEDPTLCEGSDDLDMSSKGSSTSPRKKYVIKINALQPSSDDSGALFSP, from the exons ATGGTGAGGGCCCTCGACCGCTACTCCTCCGGCAAGGATGTCGCCTACAG CTGTGGATACTGTGGCTATGCATTAAACTTGAGCTCCTCCGCACGGAACACGGCGAACATTGGATCCAAGTATGGCAAGCACATCAGGAAAGGCGTTGTCTCATTCTTTGCAATCGATGAGAGCCGCTTTACACATACTGACGAGGTGAGCTGCATGCCATACTTCCATTCAAGCCGCTCATGGGGATTCTTCAGAAATAGGACGCGATTGCTCTGCCGGAAGTGCAGTGGTCATATTGGTAATGCTTATGAAGATGAGGATCCCACCTTGTGCGAGGGTTCAGATGACTTGGACATGAGCTCCAAGGGCAGCAGCACATCCCCTCGGAAGAAATATGTTATTAAGATCAATGCACTGCAGCCCTCATCAGATGACTCTGGAGCTCTCTTCTCCCCGTGA